Genomic DNA from Prunus persica cultivar Lovell chromosome G1, Prunus_persica_NCBIv2, whole genome shotgun sequence:
GCCACCATCCTCCCTAATATTCCATTAATCATCACCGGTAATTAGACACGAGTGATTAATTAATGTACTTTTTCTGGCACAGAATTGAAGGGGGATATGGATGGAGAGTGTCACTAGGTTTGGCTGGCATTCCAGCAGGTATGCTGACTATTGGGTCTCTCATTGTGGTAGACACACCTAACAGTTTGATCGAACGAGGTAAGTTGGAGGAAGGAAAAGCAGTTCTTAAAAGGATTAGGGGTGTTGACAATGTGGATCCAGAATTCTTAGAGATTGTGGAGGCAAGTCGTGTGGCAAAAGAAGTGAAGCATCCTTTCAGAAACCTCCTTAAGCGTAGGAACAGGCCTCAATTGGTCATTGCAATTTGGATGCAGGTGCCGCAACTATACTAGAACTTGTGCTAACTAAGGCATTTCAAAATCTTAGTTACATTTAACGCGTATCAGATAATCTCACATGTTATGTTTTACATGCCTACAGATTTTCCAGCAATTCACTGGCATTAACGCAGTCATGTTCTACGCTCCAGTTTTGTTCCAGACCTTGGGATTTAAGAGTGATGCTTCCCTCTACTCAGCTGTTATCACAGGAGCTGTCAATGTCCTCTCAACCGTTGTATCAATATACTTTGTTGACAGAGCTGGTCGGCGCGTGCTATTGTTAGAAGCCGGTGTCCAAATGTTCCTTTCTCAATTGGTGGTTGCAATAATAATGGGACTCAAAGTGAAGGATCACTCTAACAACCTTGGCCATGGCTTGGCAATTATTGTGGTGCTTATGGTTTGCAGTTTTGTTTCATCGTTCGCGTGGTCTTGGGGACCTCTCGGGTGGTTGATCCCTAGCGAAACATTCCCATTAGAGGCCCGCTCAGCAGGCCAGAGTGTGGCTGTCTGTACCAACATGCTCTTCACCTTTATCATAGCACAGGCCTTCCTCTCAATGCTTTGCAACATGAAGTTTGgcattttcctcttcttcacatTTTGGGTCTTTGTCATGACAATTTTCGTTGTGGTCTTAATTCCTGAGACCAAGGGTGTCCCTATTGAAGAGATGACAGAAAGAGTTTGGAAGCAACACTGGTTCTGGAAGCGATTCATGGATGACGTAGAAGATGATCCTAAGGGCAAGTTGCATGCTTGAACTATCTGAATTCAGATAGTTTATTATCTGCTTGGTGGTTTATTAGATTTTATAAGTTCCCTGAATTTGAGGCTTAATAGTTCTTCTTTGGTTCTAGTAGCCTCACAACACGCGCCCTCTGCTTGCCAAATAATCTGCTAATTTATTTTCTGAGAGGCAATATTTGAACAAAATGTATTCCTGCAGGCTCCTCTTGGATTACATTTCATTCTTTTGATTTCGTTTATCAATTCAATTGTCGGAACTGCCCTCTTTCTATCTGCATGGATTTTGATGAATTGTGTTTTTCTTAAAGCAAACTTGTCAAAATGAAGAGGATAACAAGAAAGAATGTTTATCCCGAGAGAGATGTTTTTGagctctcctctctctcaacaaAATGAAAGCATAAGAGAAAGGAGAGCTCAAAAATGCATTGCTAAAATCTTTAATATTACGGAAATATGAAAATGTACAATTGTAGTGATATACAATTGCAATAATATGTACAATTGTgatgaacaaaattgaaagaaaatttctAAAGGCATaataaaccaaacaaaattaacAACCGCCATGCATACGCCGTAAGATGGTTTAAGCATTTGCCTGGGCCTTGGGATTATCTTCGATTTCATCCATATATCACTTTCAAAACCAGTGCTTCTTCCATACTCTCTCAGTCATCTCTTCAATAGGGACGCCTTTCGTCTCAGGAATTAAAAAGAGCGTGAAGAGAGTCATGGCGAACAGCGAGTGAACTTTCATAGAAAAAGGCATGATTTAGTCTGTGTCATGGTCAGGATCCTTCCCCATGGCATGATCtatggttttggttttctttcttgattGCTCGGTTAGGCATTAAAGCGAAATTCGTTGAACTAAAGTTGATCAAGTCTGTCTAGAGTAAAACTAGAAGGACCACATTTCCTAACCTCATCCTGTGGTGGTTAATTCGTCAACTAGTACATCTTGCATATGTCTTAAAATGGATGTTGGCATGCCACAAGGTGTATCAATGCACACAATAGTTTCCACTGTCAactatttgatttgttttgaataaaatatttaagacGCACTGTTAACCAGATCATGCGTGACATAACAATAAAAGATAAGCCTTACATTAATCAGTGAAAATAACAATTATTAAAGCAATTGACATGCAGTGTGTAGTCTATACGCTGCTGACAAGTACTTTGCTTGGAATGAAATTGAAGCTACGTtcaaaggaagaaaaacaaagcaaatggCATGGAGGTGCGAGATGAAGGTCTACTAGAACTAAACAAGAACTCCTAAAACTTAAATTCGTGGAAATTGTAAAATCTAAGAACCCTGCAGGCAAGGATAAGTGCTTTAAGCATTTGCCTGGGCCTTGGGATTATCTTCGACTTCATCCATATATCGCTTCCAGAACCAGTGCTTCTTCCATACTCTCTCAGTCATCTCTTCAATAGGGACACCTTTTGTCTCGGGAATTAAGAAGAGAGTGAAGAGAGTCATGGCGAAGACCCAAATTGcgaagaacaagaaaatggCAAACATCATGTGGCAAAGCATTGAGAGGAAGGCCTGGGCTATAATAAAGGTGAAGAGCATGTTGAAAAAGACAGCCACACTTTGGCCGGCTGAGCGAGCATCTAGTGCGAAAATCTCACTAGGAATCAACCACCCAAGAGGTCCCCAAGACCATGCAAAGGATGCAACGAAACTGCACACGAAAACCAGCACAAGAATTCCCAAGCCATGGCCGAGGTTGTTCACGTCGTCCTTAAGTTTGATTCCGAGCACTACTGTAATCACAATTTGAGAAAGGAACATTTGAACACCCGCTTCTAGCAGGAGCACGCGGCGACCAGCTCTGTCCACAAAGTAGATTGATACAACAGTTGAGAGGACATTGACAGCTCCTGTTATGGCGGATGAGTAAAGGGAAGCGTCACTCTTAAATCCCAAGGTCTTGAACAAAACGGGAGCGTAGAACATAATTGCATTAATGCCAGTCAATTGCTGGAAAATCTGTATGCACGTACAAACATAACATGTCAGACTATCTAATAATATGTGATTGTGAAAACTTGTTAACACAGCAATAGGCTATAGTCGCAGCACCTgcatgcaaattgcaatgaCCAGTTGAGGCCTGTTTCTGCGCTTAAGGAGATTTCTGAAGGGATGCTTCACTTCATTAGCCGCACGACTGGCCTCAACAATTTCTAAGAACTCTGGTTCGACGTTGTCAACACCGCGAATCTTTTTAAGAATGGCTTTCCCTTCCTCCATCTTACCGCGAGCAATCAAACTGTTAGGAGTGTCTGTTACAATGAGAGACCCCATGGTTAACAAGAGTGCTGGAATGGCAGCTAAACCCAGTGATATCCTCCATCCATTTGGCCCTGACATTCTGCATGCAGTTGGTACATAGCACAACTTCATTACACCTTATATgtgattaatatttataactagctaataattaattatattggcTTAATTACTTGGAAGTTCCATAGTTGATCATGTTTGCTACAAGAATGCCAATGGTGCACATCAGCTGGAAGAGTATATTTAGTGACCCACGAATTCTTGTGGGTGCAACCTCCGAAAGGAAAAGTGGCACCGCCTGTAATCAATCATATAGATATCCATTAATTACATGGAATTAAATTTATGAATATTATGTGTTCAAACTACAAATCCTTATAATGGAAATTAAGATAAGATTAAGAGTTAATTAAACCTGGTTTGCAAAACCAACTCCACAACCAAGTAAGATCCTGCCAATGATAAGCATGGCAAGGTTAACAGCTGCAGCATTGAAAACTGTTCCGACGAGGAAGAAAATCCCCGCCATCAACATGGTTAGCTTTCGGCCTAGCGATTTGGTTGTGTAGGACGCAACGAAGGTAGCTACCAAAGCAGCGAGGTACAATGAAGACGTGAACAGCTGCAAGCCCTGATTATCGTATTTACAGTAATTGCTTTCAAGTCCAGGCTGGCTGTTCTTCTTATACACTGTTGGGAAGAATTCCCTCAGGAACTCCGGCATGGATGTAACACCCCCTGCATGATCAATTATAATTTGATCATTAGACTacattataaattaattatgtttACATACGTAGTATCAAATACTTTTAATCATTTGTGTTTTAAGTATATAACCatttgcatgcatgcatgcatgagaACATAGCTAGCTATCTCTTTGCTACATACGTACGTACCGGAAATACCAACGTCATAACCAAACATGAGGCCTCCGCTGGAGGCCAATATGCAAGAAATGATCACAAGAGGTGTGATCTTTGCCTCAAAGTCTCCTCCTCCCGTCCCGGTCCCAAATCCACCACCCGCCATGGTTTCTGCTTCTTAATCAATTTAGAACTCGAACTTACTTCGCTACACTTTATTTCTTATAGTATCTAATTACACATAAGTATTTtgcatttatttatgtatatatatctaCTAGATGACCCCTatcaaactgaagaagaaaaggaagaagaagagacttTGCTCGGTGAAATGAGGTGTGTGTTCTTCAGGGGCTTATATATACCAGACGACCTGAAAATCTAAAGGCGACAGAGAGTGAACAACGTTGAAAATGGAT
This window encodes:
- the LOC18789687 gene encoding sugar transport protein 13, translating into MAGGGFGTGTGGGDFEAKITPLVIISCILASSGGLMFGYDVGISGGVTSMPEFLREFFPTVYKKNSQPGLESNYCKYDNQGLQLFTSSLYLAALVATFVASYTTKSLGRKLTMLMAGIFFLVGTVFNAAAVNLAMLIIGRILLGCGVGFANQAVPLFLSEVAPTRIRGSLNILFQLMCTIGILVANMINYGTSKMSGPNGWRISLGLAAIPALLLTMGSLIVTDTPNSLIARGKMEEGKAILKKIRGVDNVEPEFLEIVEASRAANEVKHPFRNLLKRRNRPQLVIAICMQIFQQLTGINAIMFYAPVLFKTLGFKSDASLYSSAITGAVNVLSTVVSIYFVDRAGRRVLLLEAGVQMFLSQIVITVVLGIKLKDDVNNLGHGLGILVLVFVCSFVASFAWSWGPLGWLIPSEIFALDARSAGQSVAVFFNMLFTFIIAQAFLSMLCHMMFAIFLFFAIWVFAMTLFTLFLIPETKGVPIEEMTERVWKKHWFWKRYMDEVEDNPKAQANA
- the LOC18792622 gene encoding sugar transport protein 13, with the protein product MAGGGFGAASGGGDFEAKITPLVIMSCIMAASGGLMFGYDVGISGGVTSMPPFLKQFFPVVYKKTQETGLESNYCKYDNQGLQLFTSSLYLAALISTFFASYTTRSLGRKLTMFIAGVFFVVGTVFNAAAVNLAMLIIGRILLGCGVGFANQAVPLFLSEIAPTRIRGALNILFQLNITIGILFANLINYGTAKIEGGYGWRVSLGLAGIPAGMLTIGSLIVVDTPNSLIERGKLEEGKAVLKRIRGVDNVDPEFLEIVEASRVAKEVKHPFRNLLKRRNRPQLVIAIWMQIFQQFTGINAVMFYAPVLFQTLGFKSDASLYSAVITGAVNVLSTVVSIYFVDRAGRRVLLLEAGVQMFLSQLVVAIIMGLKVKDHSNNLGHGLAIIVVLMVCSFVSSFAWSWGPLGWLIPSETFPLEARSAGQSVAVCTNMLFTFIIAQAFLSMLCNMKFGIFLFFTFWVFVMTIFVVVLIPETKGVPIEEMTERVWKQHWFWKRFMDDVEDDPKGKLHA